The Natrinema salaciae genome contains a region encoding:
- a CDS encoding class I SAM-dependent methyltransferase, translated as MTESAQEFYGRWARLYDLIARRTPGIARLRKRAAAACRLEPGDTVVEMGCGTGANLPFLRERVGPEGTVIGIDFTRPVLERARAATAASDNVHVVRGDATQPPVGAPLEGAIPAGGDGIDAVLATFVVGMLEEPTSAVDDWCDLVGPDGTVVLANAARSRAWYAPPVNAVFRAIVVLSTPPTTRLRYENDPHVRLDEKIAAAHARLRERAVAVADETHVFGVVRLTGGRLEY; from the coding sequence ATGACCGAATCAGCACAGGAGTTCTACGGCCGCTGGGCTCGCCTCTACGACCTGATCGCACGCCGAACGCCCGGAATCGCGAGGCTCCGGAAGCGCGCGGCCGCCGCCTGTCGCCTCGAGCCCGGCGACACGGTCGTCGAGATGGGCTGTGGGACGGGCGCGAACCTCCCCTTCCTCCGCGAGCGGGTCGGCCCCGAGGGGACCGTGATCGGGATCGACTTCACCCGGCCGGTGCTCGAACGGGCGCGCGCGGCCACCGCGGCGTCCGATAACGTCCACGTCGTTCGAGGTGACGCGACGCAGCCGCCGGTCGGGGCCCCGCTCGAGGGCGCGATCCCGGCGGGTGGCGACGGGATCGACGCCGTCCTCGCGACGTTCGTCGTGGGAATGCTCGAGGAGCCGACGAGTGCGGTCGACGACTGGTGCGACCTCGTCGGTCCCGACGGGACCGTCGTCCTCGCCAACGCCGCCCGGAGCCGAGCGTGGTACGCGCCGCCGGTCAACGCCGTCTTCCGGGCGATCGTCGTCCTCTCGACGCCGCCGACGACGCGACTCCGCTACGAGAACGACCCCCACGTTCGGCTCGACGAAAAGATAGCCGCCGCCCACGCCCGGCTTCGCGAGCGTGCGGTCGCCGTCGCGGACGAGACGCACGTGTTCGGCGTCGTCCGGCTGACCGGCGGACGGCTCGAGTACTAG
- a CDS encoding thiamine-phosphate synthase family protein, whose amino-acid sequence MQFVEEIVVDEFLPTVRSLLAGELRDRDLTQSEVATVLGISQSAVSKYAHGDVTVNDRIAEDERVRTLVDDLGNGLAAGEISPVQALIEIEVLIRDLEAGGDLLAQLHEEAVPELADHGASFRVHDPESDLRTSERVLSSLRRGLGMLETASGFTGLIPAVGSNLVACTPDAENVDDVAGVPGRIFDVKGRTTIPADPEFGVSEHVARVLLAARRHGADASAAVNIAYEPALVDELTEQDHVAAEFDESGDVASSVGAAIEDAPEATVLYQTGGMGIEPLIYVLGADAESVADSVRSLL is encoded by the coding sequence ATGCAATTCGTCGAAGAAATCGTCGTAGACGAGTTCCTCCCGACCGTCCGGTCGCTGCTCGCCGGTGAACTCCGGGACCGAGACCTCACCCAGAGCGAGGTCGCCACCGTGCTCGGAATCAGCCAGAGCGCCGTCTCGAAGTACGCTCACGGCGACGTGACCGTCAACGATCGTATCGCCGAGGACGAGCGGGTTCGGACCCTCGTCGACGACCTCGGAAACGGGCTGGCGGCCGGCGAGATATCGCCGGTTCAGGCGCTGATCGAGATCGAAGTCCTGATCCGCGACCTCGAGGCCGGCGGGGACCTCCTCGCGCAGCTCCACGAGGAGGCCGTGCCGGAGCTCGCCGACCACGGCGCGAGCTTCCGGGTTCACGATCCCGAGAGCGACCTCCGCACCAGCGAGCGGGTGCTCTCGTCGCTCCGGCGCGGACTGGGGATGCTCGAGACGGCGAGCGGATTCACGGGGTTGATCCCCGCGGTCGGTTCGAACCTGGTTGCCTGCACGCCGGACGCCGAAAACGTCGACGACGTCGCGGGCGTTCCCGGCCGGATCTTCGACGTCAAAGGTCGGACGACCATCCCCGCGGACCCCGAGTTCGGCGTTTCCGAGCACGTCGCGCGGGTGTTGCTGGCCGCGCGCCGCCACGGCGCGGATGCGTCGGCCGCGGTCAACATCGCGTACGAGCCGGCGCTGGTCGACGAGCTGACCGAGCAGGACCACGTGGCCGCCGAGTTCGACGAATCGGGCGACGTCGCCTCGAGCGTCGGTGCGGCGATCGAGGACGCCCCCGAGGCGACGGTGCTGTACCAGACCGGCGGGATGGGAATCGAGCCGCTGATCTACGTCCTCGGCGCGGACGCCGAGTCGGTCGCGGATTCGGTTCGATCGCTCCTCTGA
- a CDS encoding DUF420 domain-containing protein, with amino-acid sequence MATADARRRLRERPMGVTILLTIVGYALVIGTFLLDVPIYPDLTNAQVDLLSHVIAAINTTATVVLVLGWYWIRAGEIEKHRLAMLTGFTLILGFLVVYLLKVGGGGTKEFVGPDGVFYAYLVMLAIHIVLSIVSVPVVLYALILGLTHTPAELRTTPHARIGRIAAAAWILSLFLGVVTYVLLNHVFTYEFASMVAPVVV; translated from the coding sequence ATGGCAACCGCTGACGCGAGACGACGGCTCCGGGAGCGGCCGATGGGTGTCACGATCCTCCTGACGATCGTCGGCTACGCGCTAGTGATCGGGACGTTTCTGCTGGACGTTCCGATCTACCCCGACCTCACGAACGCGCAGGTCGACCTGCTCTCTCACGTGATCGCGGCCATCAACACGACCGCGACGGTGGTGCTGGTGCTCGGCTGGTACTGGATTCGGGCCGGCGAGATCGAGAAACACCGGCTGGCGATGCTGACCGGGTTCACGCTGATCCTCGGATTTCTGGTCGTCTACCTGCTCAAGGTCGGTGGCGGCGGGACGAAGGAGTTCGTGGGTCCGGACGGCGTCTTCTACGCCTATCTCGTCATGCTGGCGATCCACATCGTCCTCTCGATCGTCTCGGTGCCGGTCGTCCTCTACGCGCTGATCCTCGGGCTGACTCACACGCCCGCCGAGCTCCGGACCACGCCCCACGCCCGGATCGGTCGGATCGCCGCCGCCGCGTGGATCCTGAGCCTCTTCCTCGGGGTCGTCACCTACGTCTTGCTCAACCACGTCTTCACCTACGAGTTCGCGTCGATGGTCGCTCCGGTCGTCGTTTAG
- a CDS encoding J domain-containing protein has protein sequence MESHYEVLGLSPDADERAVRRAYRTLLKDHHPDQGGSRERFLRIKGAYEAILGEQAPDDHETDGGAITDGRSNACQYRPTDDPAERGETRDHELPVSGEYLTLTLAGLVHDVDVAALIDGPVTAATTRTVAFFRVHNTSSRSLAWQGTTNTSFFGDDGFLYEGSSIAAPHATDLPGRWTGAAVELEPGRAVDGVVIAQEIPDDVTVSEVMYTQHVPDETADGDGLADTERYLFELKPLVRERLDRFPFDRD, from the coding sequence ATGGAGAGTCACTACGAGGTCCTCGGCCTTTCGCCGGACGCCGACGAGCGTGCCGTTCGGCGCGCCTACAGGACCTTACTGAAGGATCACCATCCGGATCAGGGTGGCTCTCGAGAGCGGTTTCTGCGGATCAAAGGGGCGTACGAGGCGATCCTCGGCGAGCAGGCACCGGACGACCACGAAACGGACGGCGGGGCGATCACGGACGGGCGCTCGAACGCGTGTCAGTACCGGCCGACCGACGATCCGGCCGAACGCGGCGAGACGCGCGACCACGAGCTACCGGTGAGCGGCGAGTACCTGACACTGACGCTCGCGGGGCTGGTACACGACGTCGACGTCGCGGCGCTGATCGACGGGCCGGTCACCGCCGCGACGACGCGAACGGTCGCGTTCTTCCGCGTCCACAATACGAGCTCGCGATCGCTCGCCTGGCAGGGCACGACGAACACGAGCTTCTTCGGCGACGACGGCTTCCTCTACGAGGGCTCGAGTATCGCCGCTCCGCACGCGACCGACCTCCCCGGGCGGTGGACCGGAGCAGCGGTCGAACTCGAGCCCGGTCGAGCGGTGGACGGGGTCGTCATCGCGCAGGAGATTCCCGACGACGTCACCGTCAGCGAGGTGATGTACACCCAACACGTTCCCGACGAGACGGCCGACGGTGACGGCCTCGCGGACACCGAACGGTACCTGTTCGAACTGAAGCCGCTCGTTCGCGAGCGGCTCGATCGGTTTCCGTTCGATCGGGATTGA
- a CDS encoding HalOD1 output domain-containing protein, whose amino-acid sequence MVEGRGSGGRAVRNAPSRAVIDAVAEAEGVPAAAISPPEYESLQTVVDPEALDALFAERANGATRPRGTVSFTFCGYDVTVDRDGAVTLEEATDPGNDGSH is encoded by the coding sequence ATGGTGGAGGGTCGTGGTAGCGGCGGCAGAGCGGTCCGGAACGCGCCGAGTCGAGCGGTGATCGATGCGGTCGCCGAGGCGGAGGGGGTCCCGGCGGCGGCGATCTCGCCACCGGAGTACGAGTCGCTCCAGACCGTCGTCGATCCCGAGGCGCTCGACGCGCTCTTCGCGGAGCGGGCCAACGGCGCGACCAGACCGCGCGGGACCGTCTCGTTCACGTTCTGCGGCTACGACGTCACTGTCGACCGCGATGGCGCGGTGACGCTCGAGGAAGCGACCGACCCCGGGAACGACGGCTCGCACTAG
- the leuS gene encoding leucine--tRNA ligase gives MTSHYDHAQVQEFWQYVWERDDVYALDADADDPTYVLGMFPYTSGTLHMGHVRNYAITDAYSRYRRMQGDDVLHPMGWDAFGLPAENAAFERKTDPQSWTEACIRRMREELETMGFGYDWSREITTCEPAYYRWNQWLFKRLYEAGLVEYEAATVNWCPDCETVLADAQVAEREDEHSEPSDRGSGEAASSDGDRVCWRCETPVGRRELDQWFFTITDYAEELDAGLDDLEGWPEGVREIQRNWIGRQEGARITFDVPEYGGVGDGETDDGNGSGTVDVFSTRPETIYGATSLAVSPGHELARELAEDDDDVAAYVETVRERDPDEVGFSGIETDATAIHPLTGAELPVYVASYVLEDVGTGAVMGVPGHNERDHAFALEHDLPIERVIAPDDATESAIETGAYTGDGVLENSGEYDGLESERAGERLVADHDALVEDVTYRLRDWLISRQRYWGTPIPVVHCDDCGHVLVPDEELPVELPEFVRTTGNPLDAAEEWNETTCPDCGGPARRETDTMDTFVDSSWYYLRFLSPDLADAPFDTDLADDWMPVDVYVGGDEHAILHLLYTRFFTKALADIGLIEGREPIRELKSQGTVLYDGEKMSSSKGNVVVPEEYGAETTRLFVLSAAHPEQDFEWTANNVRGAYDLQQTLYRMATAFVEAGDSRVRRRDHDDYVAREIDRTIAVVTEEYDRFRFHRAATEIRELARLLRRYREYDRPHGEVHRRGLLTLAALIAPMAPHLGEELWNKLRGEGLVVEADWPEPNRDTSAAQLERGLVERTLEDVRDIVDVAAIDEPERVELVVAREWKYRAVELAGRSADEDAAGEADVDSIADRLLADETLEIDADRDAVAAFVGEIAGRDGGDGGQVLAGDRELAILDSASWLVTDEFDADVTVRRATGDDERAGEARPGKPAIHIS, from the coding sequence ATGACCAGTCATTACGATCACGCGCAGGTACAGGAGTTCTGGCAGTACGTCTGGGAGCGCGACGACGTCTACGCGCTCGATGCCGACGCCGACGATCCGACCTACGTCCTCGGCATGTTTCCCTACACGTCGGGCACGCTCCACATGGGGCACGTCCGCAACTACGCGATCACGGACGCCTACTCGCGCTATCGCCGCATGCAGGGCGACGACGTCCTCCACCCCATGGGGTGGGACGCGTTCGGCTTGCCCGCCGAAAACGCGGCCTTCGAGCGCAAGACCGACCCCCAGTCCTGGACCGAGGCGTGTATCCGTCGCATGCGCGAGGAACTCGAGACCATGGGCTTTGGCTACGACTGGTCCCGGGAGATCACCACCTGCGAGCCGGCGTACTACCGGTGGAATCAGTGGCTGTTCAAGCGGCTCTACGAGGCGGGACTCGTCGAGTACGAGGCGGCGACGGTCAACTGGTGTCCCGACTGCGAGACGGTGCTCGCCGACGCACAGGTCGCCGAACGCGAGGACGAACACAGTGAGCCCTCGGATCGGGGGAGCGGCGAAGCCGCGAGCAGCGACGGCGACCGGGTCTGCTGGCGCTGCGAGACGCCCGTCGGACGGCGCGAACTCGACCAGTGGTTCTTCACGATCACCGACTACGCCGAGGAACTGGACGCGGGGCTCGACGATCTCGAGGGCTGGCCCGAGGGCGTTCGCGAGATCCAGCGCAACTGGATCGGCCGGCAGGAAGGGGCGCGAATTACCTTCGACGTACCCGAATACGGCGGTGTCGGCGACGGCGAGACCGACGACGGGAACGGTAGCGGGACGGTCGACGTGTTCAGCACTCGCCCGGAGACGATCTACGGGGCGACCTCCCTCGCCGTCTCGCCCGGCCACGAACTGGCTCGCGAACTGGCCGAGGACGACGACGACGTCGCAGCGTACGTCGAGACCGTCCGTGAGCGTGACCCCGACGAGGTCGGGTTCTCCGGTATCGAGACGGACGCGACCGCGATCCATCCGCTGACCGGCGCGGAACTCCCCGTCTACGTCGCCAGCTACGTCCTCGAGGACGTCGGCACCGGTGCCGTCATGGGCGTCCCGGGCCACAACGAGCGCGACCACGCGTTCGCGCTCGAGCACGACCTGCCGATCGAGCGCGTAATCGCTCCCGACGACGCCACCGAGAGCGCCATCGAAACCGGGGCCTACACCGGCGACGGCGTCCTCGAGAACAGCGGCGAGTACGACGGCCTCGAGAGCGAGCGGGCCGGTGAGCGACTCGTGGCCGACCACGACGCGCTCGTGGAAGACGTCACCTACCGGCTCCGGGACTGGCTGATCTCCCGGCAGCGCTACTGGGGGACGCCGATCCCGGTCGTCCACTGCGACGACTGCGGCCACGTCCTCGTCCCCGACGAGGAGCTGCCCGTGGAGCTCCCCGAATTCGTTCGGACCACGGGGAACCCGCTGGACGCGGCCGAGGAGTGGAACGAGACGACGTGCCCCGACTGCGGCGGCCCCGCGCGGCGCGAGACGGACACGATGGACACGTTCGTCGACTCCTCGTGGTACTACCTGCGCTTTCTCTCGCCCGACCTGGCGGACGCGCCGTTCGACACCGACCTCGCGGACGACTGGATGCCAGTCGACGTCTACGTCGGCGGCGACGAGCACGCCATCCTCCACCTGCTGTACACCCGCTTTTTCACGAAGGCGCTGGCCGACATCGGACTCATCGAGGGACGAGAGCCGATTCGAGAGCTCAAGAGCCAGGGAACGGTGCTGTACGACGGCGAGAAGATGTCCAGTTCGAAGGGGAACGTCGTCGTGCCGGAGGAGTACGGCGCGGAGACGACCCGGTTGTTCGTGCTCTCGGCCGCCCACCCCGAGCAGGACTTCGAGTGGACCGCCAACAACGTCCGCGGGGCCTACGACCTCCAGCAGACGCTCTACCGGATGGCGACCGCGTTCGTCGAGGCGGGCGACAGCCGCGTCAGGCGACGGGATCACGACGACTACGTGGCTCGAGAGATCGACCGCACGATCGCCGTGGTCACCGAGGAGTACGACCGGTTCCGGTTCCACCGTGCCGCCACGGAGATCCGGGAGCTCGCGCGCCTGCTCCGGCGGTATCGCGAGTACGACCGGCCACACGGCGAGGTCCACCGACGCGGCCTGCTGACCCTCGCCGCGCTGATCGCCCCGATGGCCCCGCACCTCGGCGAGGAGCTCTGGAACAAACTCCGGGGCGAGGGACTCGTCGTCGAGGCAGACTGGCCCGAGCCGAATCGGGACACGTCGGCGGCCCAGCTCGAGCGCGGGCTCGTCGAGCGAACGCTCGAGGACGTCCGAGACATCGTCGACGTCGCCGCTATCGACGAGCCCGAGCGGGTCGAACTGGTCGTCGCCCGGGAGTGGAAGTATCGAGCCGTCGAACTGGCGGGTCGGTCCGCGGACGAGGACGCAGCCGGTGAGGCCGACGTCGATTCGATCGCCGACCGACTGCTCGCGGACGAGACGCTCGAAATCGACGCCGATCGGGACGCCGTCGCGGCGTTCGTCGGTGAGATAGCCGGACGCGACGGCGGGGACGGCGGACAGGTGCTCGCGGGGGATCGCGAACTGGCGATCCTCGACAGCGCGTCGTGGCTCGTCACCGACGAGTTCGATGCGGACGTGACGGTCCGTCGAGCGACCGGCGACGACGAGCGGGCGGGCGAGGCTCGGCCCGGCAAACCCGCGATCCACATCAGTTGA
- a CDS encoding SDR family oxidoreductase, whose translation MPPTALVTGCSSGIGYETARALLAEDWRVYATARDRNRDGLEKLANRGAALAALDLTDPDDIDRVVGRIREESGGVDCLVNNAGYGQFGPVEDVPTRLLERQFAVHCFGPHRLMRAVLPGMRTRGRGRIITVTSAADRLALAGIGGYTASKWAMASLSDALRQELVDSAVDVVVVQPGIVATPFYDRAVSAVEAAAAASPPRAAAAATAGETTREVSVVRPTRYTDLYRVLQRLRAVEGGGPLINDPEQVAATVRDAATAANPETHYRVGPVPLLGSLYGTVVPATVRDRLTKLGIRLAASEPVLDLLERRTPDAGSDRYP comes from the coding sequence ATGCCACCGACCGCACTCGTCACCGGCTGTTCCTCGGGCATCGGCTACGAAACCGCTCGCGCGCTGCTCGCCGAGGACTGGCGCGTCTACGCGACCGCTCGAGACCGCAATCGAGACGGCCTCGAGAAGCTGGCCAATCGGGGTGCGGCCCTCGCGGCGCTGGACCTCACCGACCCGGACGACATCGACCGCGTCGTCGGTCGCATCCGCGAGGAATCGGGCGGTGTGGACTGTCTCGTCAATAACGCCGGCTACGGTCAGTTCGGCCCGGTCGAAGACGTCCCGACGAGACTGCTCGAGCGCCAGTTCGCCGTCCACTGTTTCGGGCCGCATCGGTTGATGCGAGCGGTGCTGCCGGGAATGCGAACGCGTGGCCGTGGCCGAATTATCACCGTCACTAGCGCCGCCGATCGCCTCGCGCTCGCCGGGATCGGCGGCTACACCGCGTCGAAGTGGGCGATGGCGAGTCTCAGCGACGCGCTCCGACAGGAACTGGTCGACTCGGCGGTCGACGTCGTCGTCGTCCAGCCCGGGATCGTCGCGACACCGTTCTACGACCGCGCCGTAAGCGCGGTCGAAGCGGCGGCCGCGGCGTCGCCGCCTCGAGCCGCCGCTGCGGCGACCGCCGGGGAGACGACCCGGGAGGTGAGCGTCGTCAGACCCACCCGCTACACCGATCTCTACCGCGTCCTTCAGCGGCTTCGCGCCGTCGAGGGGGGTGGCCCACTGATCAACGACCCCGAACAGGTCGCAGCGACGGTTCGAGACGCCGCGACCGCCGCAAATCCCGAGACGCACTATCGCGTCGGCCCGGTTCCCCTGCTCGGATCGCTCTACGGGACGGTCGTCCCCGCGACGGTGCGGGATCGTCTCACGAAACTCGGCATCCGACTCGCCGCGAGCGAACCCGTTCTCGACCTGCTCGAGCGACGGACGCCCGACGCGGGTTCCGATCGGTATCCGTGA
- a CDS encoding SPW repeat protein has product MSESTTTDPSTGESPAHDQGEPDGQKWLSGIVSLIGFWLAASPFVYETAQSILWNNLLVGGAIFLLAGYNYYRIVTDHPTSTGVMSLVALLALWTAISHFAIGGEVAMSGLEVADRGLTWSNTVLGLVAAALSAYVASTAGREVPRGTATETR; this is encoded by the coding sequence ATGAGCGAGTCTACGACCACCGACCCGTCGACTGGCGAATCGCCCGCCCACGATCAGGGTGAACCGGACGGACAGAAGTGGCTGAGCGGCATCGTCTCGCTGATCGGGTTCTGGCTGGCCGCATCGCCGTTCGTCTACGAGACGGCCCAATCCATCCTGTGGAACAACCTGCTGGTCGGCGGTGCGATCTTCCTGCTCGCCGGCTACAACTACTACCGGATCGTCACCGATCACCCGACCAGTACCGGCGTGATGTCGCTCGTCGCGCTGCTGGCGCTCTGGACAGCCATCTCCCACTTCGCCATCGGCGGCGAGGTCGCGATGAGCGGCCTCGAGGTCGCCGATCGGGGACTGACCTGGAGCAACACCGTGTTGGGACTGGTCGCCGCAGCGCTGTCGGCGTACGTCGCCTCCACCGCCGGCCGCGAGGTCCCGCGCGGAACGGCGACCGAAACGCGATAG
- a CDS encoding carboxypeptidase regulatory-like domain-containing protein codes for MAFLLAGLVLAAGGASVDSAIGTVDDRWDDSQKQTSDDVESPNDGTTPTDGGNETDGDGGNSSDGSDGGDGGDGGDGGDGGDGGDGGDGGDGGDGGDGGDGGDGDGGDGSDGGDGGDGGDGDDGSNEQHTLTVIVEDQDGNPIDGADVSHDPFSDNKTTGGNGEAEWTVEDGSYHVSAAADGYQSVEDDVEIDGGDETITLTLEESDSGDGGDGGDGTYTLSTTVEDQNGDAIDNATVEAESGLGFLGWSDEKDVDDDGKAEFQDLEDGEYTVTASADGYADTEQTVTIDGSDEDVTLTLEPADG; via the coding sequence ATGGCGTTCCTGCTGGCCGGGTTAGTACTCGCTGCGGGCGGAGCGTCCGTCGACAGCGCGATCGGAACGGTCGACGACAGATGGGACGATTCACAGAAGCAGACCAGCGACGACGTCGAGTCGCCGAACGACGGAACGACGCCCACGGACGGCGGCAACGAAACCGACGGCGACGGCGGTAACAGCAGTGATGGCAGCGACGGCGGTGACGGCGGCGATGGCGGCGATGGCGGCGATGGCGGCGATGGCGGCGATGGCGGCGATGGCGGCGATGGCGGCGATGGCGGCGATGGCGGCGATGGCGGTGACGGCGACGGAGGCGATGGTAGCGACGGCGGTGACGGCGGCGACGGCGGTGACGGCGACGACGGCAGCAACGAACAGCACACGTTGACGGTAATCGTCGAAGACCAGGACGGCAACCCGATCGACGGCGCCGATGTAAGTCACGACCCGTTCAGCGATAACAAAACCACGGGCGGGAACGGCGAGGCCGAGTGGACGGTCGAGGACGGGAGCTACCACGTGTCCGCGGCCGCGGACGGCTACCAGTCCGTGGAAGACGACGTCGAGATCGACGGCGGCGACGAGACGATCACGCTGACGCTCGAGGAGAGCGACTCCGGCGACGGCGGCGACGGCGGCGACGGAACGTACACGCTCTCGACGACCGTGGAAGACCAGAACGGCGACGCGATCGACAACGCGACCGTCGAAGCCGAGAGCGGATTGGGCTTCCTCGGCTGGAGCGACGAGAAAGACGTCGACGACGACGGCAAAGCCGAGTTCCAGGACCTCGAGGACGGCGAGTACACGGTGACCGCGTCCGCGGACGGCTACGCGGACACGGAGCAAACCGTCACGATCGACGGCTCGGACGAGGACGTCACGTTGACGCTCGAGCCGGCTGACGGCTGA
- the glmS gene encoding glutamine--fructose-6-phosphate transaminase (isomerizing) produces the protein MCGIIARIGQGNAAETLLSGLENLEYRGYDSAGIAVQNGSGVKVHKTSGEVSDLKSSLDSDPHGNMGIGHTRWSTHGPPTDANAHPHTDTAGDVAVVHNGVIDNYDELRTELTAKGHEFESDTDTEVIPHLIDEFREATGDTELAVRKAVDTLEGSYAIAAIVDGEEAVYAARKGSPLVLGLDDEEWFLASDVPAFLDHTEDVIYLEDGDLVVLEPDAYQISDLAGNPIERSIDTVDWDPEDAGKGEYDHYMLKEINTQPTALSNTIEGRIEDGDVAFESLPPGTFADVDSVQFVACGTSYHAAMYGGQLVREAGVRAEVLRASEYESTAGPVDETTLVVAVTQSGETADTLDAVRKAADRGARTLAVTNVVGSTAAREADDAVYIRAGPEVGVAATKTYSSQAVTLALLSQRLAGDVPDAAPVADRAAMLEALEDLPQHVETVLETSTAESLAEETLDSESFFFIGNGRGRSVALEGALKFKEITYEHAEGFAAGELKHGPLALVTEATPVFAVATGGADDKTKTNAIEAQSRGAPIVAIGPDDHPLVDIADAHLSVPDTHPVWTGLLANVQLQLLSYHAADQLDRPIDKPRNLAKSVTVE, from the coding sequence ATGTGCGGAATTATCGCGCGAATCGGACAGGGGAATGCGGCGGAGACGCTCCTCTCGGGGCTGGAGAACCTCGAGTACAGGGGCTACGACTCGGCTGGGATTGCCGTCCAGAACGGCTCCGGCGTCAAGGTACACAAGACGTCCGGCGAAGTCTCCGATCTCAAATCGTCGCTCGATAGCGATCCGCACGGGAACATGGGGATCGGCCACACTCGCTGGAGCACGCACGGGCCACCGACCGACGCGAACGCCCATCCGCACACGGACACGGCGGGTGACGTGGCGGTCGTCCACAACGGTGTCATCGACAACTACGACGAGCTCAGAACGGAGCTCACGGCGAAGGGCCACGAGTTCGAGAGCGACACCGACACGGAGGTCATCCCGCACCTCATCGACGAGTTTCGGGAGGCGACCGGCGACACCGAGCTAGCCGTCCGGAAGGCCGTCGACACGCTCGAGGGAAGCTACGCGATCGCAGCGATCGTCGACGGCGAAGAGGCGGTCTACGCCGCGCGGAAGGGATCGCCGCTCGTGCTCGGCCTCGACGACGAGGAGTGGTTCCTCGCCAGCGACGTCCCGGCGTTCCTCGATCACACCGAGGACGTGATCTACCTCGAGGACGGCGATCTCGTCGTCCTCGAGCCGGACGCCTACCAGATCTCCGATCTGGCCGGGAATCCGATCGAGCGCTCGATCGACACCGTCGATTGGGACCCGGAAGACGCCGGGAAAGGCGAGTACGACCACTACATGCTCAAGGAGATCAACACGCAGCCGACGGCCCTCTCGAACACGATCGAGGGGCGAATCGAGGACGGCGACGTCGCCTTCGAGAGTCTCCCACCCGGGACGTTCGCCGATGTCGACTCCGTCCAGTTCGTCGCCTGCGGGACCTCCTATCACGCCGCGATGTACGGCGGCCAGCTGGTCCGAGAGGCCGGGGTTCGTGCCGAAGTCCTCCGCGCCAGCGAGTACGAGTCCACGGCCGGACCGGTCGACGAGACGACGCTCGTCGTCGCGGTCACGCAGAGCGGCGAGACGGCCGATACGCTCGACGCAGTCCGGAAAGCGGCCGATCGCGGCGCGCGGACGCTGGCCGTCACCAACGTCGTCGGGTCGACCGCCGCACGCGAAGCCGACGACGCCGTCTACATCCGCGCTGGCCCGGAAGTCGGCGTCGCGGCGACGAAAACCTACTCCTCGCAGGCGGTCACGCTCGCCCTCCTCAGCCAGCGCCTCGCCGGCGACGTGCCGGACGCCGCGCCGGTCGCGGACCGGGCGGCGATGCTCGAGGCGCTCGAGGACCTCCCACAGCACGTCGAGACCGTCCTGGAGACGAGCACCGCCGAGTCGCTCGCCGAGGAGACGCTCGACAGCGAGTCGTTTTTCTTCATCGGAAACGGCCGCGGTCGCTCGGTCGCGCTCGAAGGCGCGCTGAAGTTCAAGGAGATCACCTACGAGCACGCGGAGGGGTTCGCGGCCGGCGAGCTCAAACACGGGCCGCTCGCCCTCGTGACCGAGGCGACGCCGGTGTTCGCGGTCGCGACCGGCGGTGCCGACGACAAGACGAAGACGAACGCGATCGAGGCCCAGTCCCGGGGCGCACCGATCGTCGCCATCGGCCCGGACGACCATCCCCTCGTCGACATCGCCGACGCGCACCTGTCGGTCCCGGACACGCACCCCGTCTGGACGGGACTGCTCGCGAACGTCCAGCTGCAGCTGCTCTCCTACCACGCCGCGGATCAGCTCGATCGTCCGATCGACAAACCGCGAAACCTCGCGAAGAGCGTTACGGTCGAATGA